One Pseudomonas abieticivorans genomic region harbors:
- the sohB gene encoding protease SohB, whose product MEFLAEYASFLAKTVTLVLAIMIVLTAIASLRSKGRRKGSGQLQVNKLNDFYKALRERLESSLLDKDQLKAQRKQEAKAEKKQKKKPESKQRVFVLDFDGDIKASATESLRHEITALLTLATAKDEVVLRLESGGGMVHSYGLASSQLARIRQAGVRLTICIDKVAASGGYMMACIGEKIISAPFAILGSIGVVAQLPNVNRLLKKHDIDFEVLTAGEYKRTLTVFGENTEKGREKFQEDLDITHQLFKNFVARYRPQLAIDQVATGEVWLGVAALEKQLVDELKTSDEYLAERAQHAEVFHLHYAERKSLQERVGMAASGSVEHLVSKAWGKLSQQRFW is encoded by the coding sequence TTGGAGTTTCTCGCCGAGTACGCAAGTTTCCTGGCCAAGACCGTCACCCTGGTCCTCGCGATCATGATAGTGCTGACCGCCATCGCCTCCCTGCGCAGCAAAGGCCGGCGCAAGGGCTCGGGCCAGTTGCAGGTCAACAAATTGAATGATTTCTACAAGGCCCTGCGCGAGCGCCTGGAATCCTCGTTGCTGGATAAAGACCAGCTCAAGGCCCAGCGCAAGCAGGAAGCCAAGGCCGAGAAAAAGCAGAAGAAAAAGCCTGAGAGCAAGCAGCGCGTGTTCGTGCTGGATTTCGACGGCGATATCAAAGCATCGGCCACCGAAAGCCTGCGCCACGAGATCACCGCGCTGCTGACCCTGGCCACGGCCAAGGACGAGGTGGTGCTGCGCCTGGAAAGCGGCGGCGGCATGGTGCACAGCTATGGCTTGGCCAGCTCGCAACTGGCGCGTATCCGCCAGGCCGGCGTGCGCTTGACCATCTGCATCGACAAAGTGGCGGCCAGCGGCGGCTACATGATGGCCTGCATCGGCGAAAAGATTATCAGCGCGCCGTTCGCCATCCTGGGCTCCATCGGCGTGGTGGCGCAATTGCCCAACGTCAACCGCTTGCTTAAAAAACACGACATCGACTTTGAAGTGCTGACCGCCGGTGAGTACAAGCGCACCCTGACCGTGTTTGGCGAAAACACCGAGAAGGGCCGCGAGAAGTTCCAGGAAGACCTGGACATCACTCACCAGTTGTTCAAAAACTTCGTGGCCCGTTATCGCCCGCAACTGGCCATCGACCAGGTCGCCACCGGTGAAGTCTGGCTGGGCGTCGCCGCGCTGGAAAAACAACTGGTGGACGAACTCAAGACCAGCGACGAATACCTGGCCGAGCGCGCCCAGCACGCCGAGGTGTTCCACCTGCACTACGCCGAACGCAAAAGCCTGCAGGAGCGCGTTGGCATGGCCGCTAGCGGCTCTGTCGAGCACCTGGTGAGCAAGGCCTGGGGCAAATTGAGCCAGCAGCGGTTCTGGTAA
- a CDS encoding histidine phosphatase family protein: MGSIYLIRHGQASFGADDYDVLSPLGIEQAQILGRHLAELGLQLDRCVAGDLSRQQDTARHALAQMNAAGIDVPAIETDAAFNEFDAEAVIRALLPALLPDEPEALAVLRNAAHNRAEFQRLFALLIGRWHHGGYDTPELVESWLGFVERVQAGLSRILAQADGRHNIAVFTSGGTIAALLHLITGVTPAQAFELNWQIVNTSLNQLKFRGREVALASFNSHTHLQLMKAPALITYR; encoded by the coding sequence GTGGGCAGTATCTACCTGATTCGACATGGCCAAGCCAGCTTTGGCGCCGATGACTACGACGTGCTGTCGCCCCTGGGTATCGAGCAGGCGCAGATCCTTGGCCGGCACCTGGCCGAGTTGGGCCTGCAACTGGACCGCTGCGTGGCCGGCGACCTCAGCCGCCAGCAGGACACTGCCCGACATGCCTTGGCACAAATGAATGCCGCAGGCATCGACGTGCCCGCCATCGAAACGGATGCGGCGTTCAACGAGTTCGACGCTGAAGCGGTGATCCGCGCCCTGCTGCCCGCCCTGTTGCCCGACGAGCCAGAGGCCCTGGCCGTGCTGCGCAACGCCGCGCACAACCGCGCAGAGTTCCAGCGCCTGTTCGCCCTGCTGATCGGCCGCTGGCACCACGGCGGCTACGACACGCCGGAGTTGGTCGAAAGTTGGCTGGGCTTCGTTGAACGTGTGCAGGCAGGCCTTTCACGCATCCTGGCGCAGGCCGACGGCCGGCACAACATCGCCGTGTTTACCTCCGGTGGCACGATTGCCGCCCTGCTCCACCTGATTACCGGCGTCACCCCAGCCCAGGCTTTCGAGCTGAACTGGCAGATCGTCAACACCTCGCTCAACCAGCTGAAATTTCGCGGTCGCGAGGTGGCCCTGGCTTCCTTCAACAGTCACACTCACCTGCAACTGATGAAGGCGCCGGCGCTCATCACCTACCGTTGA
- a CDS encoding SCP2 sterol-binding domain-containing protein — MTSVADAVQAMKAKFNPAAAAGLDLVFGFRIDDTKNFSLIVKDSTCELQEGENPDAQVTLVMDGETLEGIVSGETDGMQAFMGGKLRAEGDMMLAMKLSELFPS, encoded by the coding sequence ATGACCTCCGTAGCTGATGCCGTACAAGCAATGAAAGCCAAGTTCAACCCAGCGGCAGCCGCAGGCCTGGACCTGGTGTTTGGTTTCCGCATCGACGACACCAAGAACTTCTCGCTGATCGTCAAGGACAGCACCTGCGAACTGCAGGAAGGCGAAAACCCGGACGCCCAAGTGACCCTGGTGATGGACGGCGAAACCCTGGAAGGCATCGTCAGCGGCGAAACCGACGGCATGCAAGCCTTCATGGGCGGCAAACTGCGCGCCGAAGGCGACATGATGCTGGCCATGAAGCTGAGCGAACTGTTCCCAAGCTGA
- the efeU gene encoding iron uptake transporter permease EfeU, whose amino-acid sequence MLVPFLIMLREGIEAALIVGIIASYLKQTGRGQWMPAVWIGVFLAAALALLVGGGLELMSAEFPQKQQELFEGIVGLVAVGILSSMVFWMRKVARSIKHSLQASLDHALANTNHQVFALIAMVFFAVAREGLETVFFLLAVFQQSEGPGAPLGALLGLILAIGVGFAIYSGSMRLNLGRFFRWTGLFILVVAAGILANSVQALHEAGLWNSLQGVVFDISSILPMDGPLGSVLAGMFGYQDAPTVSVLGAYLLYLVVTLVLFFLPSAAPAPAKSSSVTHS is encoded by the coding sequence GTGCTTGTTCCATTCTTGATCATGCTGCGCGAAGGGATTGAAGCCGCGCTCATCGTTGGCATCATTGCCAGCTACCTCAAACAGACCGGCCGTGGCCAGTGGATGCCGGCCGTGTGGATCGGGGTTTTCCTCGCCGCGGCCCTGGCCCTGCTGGTAGGCGGCGGCCTGGAACTGATGAGCGCCGAGTTCCCGCAAAAACAACAGGAACTGTTCGAAGGCATCGTCGGCCTGGTGGCCGTGGGCATCCTGAGCTCCATGGTGTTCTGGATGCGCAAGGTGGCCCGCTCCATCAAGCATTCGCTGCAAGCCTCCCTTGATCATGCCCTGGCCAACACCAACCACCAGGTGTTCGCGCTGATCGCCATGGTGTTTTTCGCCGTGGCCCGCGAAGGCCTGGAAACGGTGTTCTTCCTGCTGGCCGTGTTCCAGCAGAGCGAAGGTCCGGGTGCACCGCTGGGCGCCCTGCTGGGCCTGATCCTGGCCATTGGCGTGGGCTTTGCCATCTACAGCGGCAGCATGCGCCTGAACCTGGGCCGGTTTTTCCGCTGGACCGGCCTGTTCATCCTGGTGGTCGCCGCCGGCATCCTGGCCAATTCGGTGCAGGCCCTGCACGAGGCCGGCCTGTGGAATTCGCTGCAAGGCGTGGTGTTCGATATCAGCTCGATCCTGCCGATGGACGGCCCGCTGGGCTCGGTGCTGGCCGGCATGTTTGGCTATCAGGATGCCCCGACCGTCAGTGTACTGGGCGCCTACCTGCTGTACCTGGTGGTAACCCTGGTGCTGTTCTTCCTGCCGAGCGCGGCCCCCGCGCCGGCCAAATCCTCATCCGTCACCCATTCGTAA
- the efeO gene encoding iron uptake system protein EfeO, protein MSNQANGLPPKALRFAVAGSVVVMIAAGALFYYASQVASSKRHANNDEIIVNIHPHSCEPNALTIPAGKASFRIVNKSERAVEWEILDGVLVVEERENIAPGLSQVINADLAPGDYAITCGLLSNPRGTLKVTPTAESDAKAKARPSMVNFIGPLSEYRVYLSLQGSALINAVDDLTKAIDAGDLDQARALYAPARAAFQHIAGAAQRFSELDNAVEARADYFEKREQDPDFGGFHRIEFGLFKQNSVEGLAPVAQKLQSDVASLKQQLLAQTLPPEQLVGIVARNIRSLAEIRHNGEEERYSHTDLNGFAANLDGTRKVIELLRPLLAKTASDVLTRLDTAVSDLDSTLNALRSGDRYTAYDKVGPDQRKQIADKAKALADALDGIDPALGLSGL, encoded by the coding sequence ATGTCCAATCAAGCTAACGGCTTGCCCCCAAAAGCCTTGCGCTTTGCGGTGGCAGGCTCGGTGGTGGTGATGATCGCCGCCGGCGCGCTGTTCTACTATGCCTCGCAAGTGGCATCGTCCAAACGCCACGCCAACAACGACGAGATCATCGTCAATATCCACCCGCACAGCTGCGAGCCCAACGCGCTGACGATCCCGGCCGGCAAGGCCAGCTTTCGCATCGTCAACAAGTCCGAGCGGGCCGTGGAATGGGAAATCCTCGACGGCGTGCTGGTGGTCGAGGAGCGCGAGAACATCGCTCCGGGCCTGAGCCAGGTGATCAACGCGGACCTGGCCCCCGGCGACTATGCCATCACCTGCGGCCTGTTGAGCAACCCGCGCGGCACGCTGAAGGTGACCCCGACCGCCGAGTCCGACGCCAAGGCCAAGGCCCGCCCCTCGATGGTCAACTTCATCGGCCCGCTGTCCGAGTACCGCGTGTACCTGAGCCTGCAAGGCAGCGCCCTGATCAATGCCGTGGATGACCTGACCAAGGCCATCGACGCCGGCGACCTGGACCAGGCCCGCGCCCTGTATGCCCCTGCCCGCGCCGCGTTCCAGCACATTGCTGGCGCCGCCCAGCGTTTCTCGGAACTGGACAACGCCGTCGAGGCGCGTGCCGACTACTTCGAAAAACGCGAACAGGATCCAGACTTCGGCGGCTTCCACCGCATTGAGTTCGGCCTGTTCAAACAAAACAGCGTCGAAGGCCTGGCGCCCGTCGCGCAAAAACTGCAAAGCGACGTGGCCAGCCTCAAGCAACAACTGCTGGCCCAAACCCTGCCGCCCGAGCAACTGGTGGGCATCGTCGCGCGCAACATCCGTTCGCTGGCCGAGATCCGCCACAACGGTGAAGAAGAGCGCTACAGCCACACCGACCTGAACGGCTTCGCGGCCAACCTGGACGGCACCCGCAAGGTGATCGAGTTGCTGCGCCCCTTGCTGGCCAAAACCGCCAGTGACGTGCTGACCCGCCTGGATACTGCGGTCAGCGACCTGGACAGCACGTTGAACGCGCTGCGCAGCGGCGACCGCTACACCGCGTACGACAAGGTCGGCCCCGATCAGCGCAAGCAGATCGCCGACAAGGCCAAGGCACTGGCCGATGCACTCGATGGAATCGATCCCGCCCTCGGCCTGTCCGGCCTGTAA
- the efeB gene encoding iron uptake transporter deferrochelatase/peroxidase subunit, translated as MSESNNTPVDAQRRRVLMGLGAAGAAIAGGALSCPAMASATGAAQVTEAPKSEKTQDRHDYHGKHQAGILTPRPAAGMLVSFDVLAADHADLERLFRTLDERIKFLMTGGTVQQVDPKLPPTDSGILGPIVTPDNLTITVSVGNSLFDERFGLAHVKPKHLSQMVGFPNDALEPALCHGDLNLQFCSNTPDTNIHALRDIVKNMPDLLLVRWKQEGSVPAQAPKRADQPAESARNFLGFRDGSANPDSNDTSAMDRIVWVQPGSGEPAWTATGSYQAVRIIRNFVERWDRTPLQEQVSIFGRQKVSGAPLDGKTETDVPDYGKDPQGKVTRLDSHIRLANPRTAEAQNNLILRRPFNYSNGVNKNGQLDMGLLFICYQANLEQGFIAVQTRLNGEPLEEYLKPMGGGYFFTLPGVTSDQDFIGRSLLQAAHTKTNV; from the coding sequence ATGAGCGAATCCAACAACACCCCCGTCGACGCCCAACGCCGCCGCGTGCTGATGGGCCTGGGCGCCGCCGGTGCCGCCATCGCTGGCGGCGCCCTGAGCTGCCCGGCCATGGCCTCGGCCACCGGCGCTGCACAAGTGACCGAAGCGCCGAAAAGCGAAAAGACCCAGGACCGCCACGACTACCATGGCAAGCACCAGGCCGGCATCCTTACGCCGCGTCCGGCTGCCGGCATGCTGGTGTCGTTCGACGTGCTGGCGGCCGACCACGCGGACCTGGAGCGTTTGTTCCGCACCCTGGACGAGCGCATCAAGTTCTTGATGACCGGCGGTACCGTGCAGCAGGTCGACCCGAAACTGCCGCCCACCGATTCCGGCATCCTGGGCCCCATCGTGACCCCGGACAACCTGACCATCACCGTGTCGGTCGGCAACTCGCTGTTCGACGAGCGCTTTGGCCTGGCGCACGTCAAGCCCAAGCACCTGAGCCAGATGGTCGGTTTCCCCAACGACGCGCTGGAGCCGGCGCTGTGCCACGGCGACTTGAACCTGCAGTTCTGCTCCAACACCCCGGACACCAACATCCACGCCCTGCGCGACATCGTCAAGAACATGCCTGACCTGTTGCTGGTGCGCTGGAAACAGGAAGGCAGCGTACCGGCACAAGCGCCGAAACGCGCGGACCAACCGGCCGAAAGCGCGCGTAACTTCCTGGGCTTTCGTGACGGTTCGGCCAACCCGGACTCCAACGATACCAGCGCCATGGACCGCATCGTCTGGGTACAGCCGGGCAGCGGCGAGCCGGCCTGGACCGCCACCGGCAGCTACCAGGCGGTGCGCATCATCCGCAACTTCGTCGAGCGCTGGGACCGCACCCCACTGCAAGAGCAGGTCAGCATCTTCGGCCGCCAGAAAGTCAGCGGCGCGCCGCTGGACGGCAAGACCGAAACCGACGTGCCCGACTACGGCAAAGACCCGCAAGGCAAGGTAACGCGCCTGGATTCGCACATCCGCCTGGCCAACCCACGTACCGCCGAGGCGCAAAACAACCTGATCCTGCGCCGCCCGTTCAATTACTCCAATGGGGTCAACAAGAACGGCCAACTGGACATGGGCCTGCTGTTCATCTGCTACCAGGCCAACCTGGAACAAGGATTCATTGCCGTGCAGACCCGCCTCAATGGCGAGCCGCTGGAGGAGTACCTCAAGCCCATGGGCGGTGGCTACTTCTTCACTCTGCCAGGCGTGACGAGCGACCAGGACTTCATCGGTCGCTCTCTGTTGCAAGCTGCGCACACCAAAACCAACGTCTAA
- the efeO gene encoding iron uptake system protein EfeO, with amino-acid sequence MKKSPLALLLTLGLLNTPLSAFAAAQPAPLDLVGPVSDYKIYVTEQLDSLGKQTQAFTDAIKKGDLAGAKKLYAPTRVHYESIEPIAELFSDLDASIDSRVDDHEKGVKAEDFTGFHRIEYTLYSENTTKGLEALADGLNKDVKDLQTRVAGLTFPPEKVVGGAAALLEEVAATKVTGEEDRYSHTDLYDFQGNINGAKKIVDLFRPQIEAQDKAFAQKVDKNFAAVDKILAKYKTKDGGFETYDKVKEADRKALIGPVNTLAEDLSTLRGKLGLN; translated from the coding sequence ATGAAAAAGTCGCCACTCGCTTTGCTGCTGACCCTGGGTCTGCTTAACACCCCGCTGTCGGCGTTCGCCGCTGCACAACCGGCCCCCCTTGACCTGGTCGGCCCGGTTTCGGACTACAAGATCTACGTGACCGAGCAACTGGACTCGCTGGGTAAGCAAACCCAGGCGTTCACCGATGCCATCAAGAAAGGCGACCTGGCCGGTGCCAAGAAGCTCTACGCACCGACCCGCGTGCACTATGAATCGATCGAACCGATCGCCGAGCTGTTCAGCGACCTGGACGCCTCGATCGACTCGCGCGTCGACGACCACGAGAAAGGCGTGAAGGCTGAAGACTTTACCGGCTTCCACCGCATCGAATACACCCTGTATTCGGAAAACACCACCAAGGGCCTCGAAGCCCTGGCAGACGGCCTGAACAAGGACGTCAAAGACCTGCAAACCCGCGTGGCCGGCCTGACCTTCCCGCCAGAAAAAGTCGTGGGCGGCGCCGCAGCCCTGCTCGAAGAAGTCGCCGCCACCAAAGTGACCGGTGAAGAAGACCGTTACAGCCACACCGACCTGTATGACTTCCAGGGCAACATCAACGGCGCGAAGAAAATCGTCGACCTGTTCCGCCCGCAAATCGAAGCTCAGGACAAAGCCTTCGCCCAGAAGGTCGACAAGAACTTTGCCGCCGTGGACAAGATCCTGGCCAAGTACAAAACCAAGGATGGCGGCTTTGAAACCTACGACAAAGTGAAAGAGGCGGACCGCAAAGCCCTGATCGGCCCGGTCAACACCCTGGCAGAAGACCTGTCTACCCTGCGTGGCAAGCTGGGCTTGAACTAA
- a CDS encoding phosphotransferase family protein: MALTDQSTGIRSGEELDASLIDPYLKAHIPGLTGTAKISQFPGGASNLTYLLEYPGQELVLRRPPFGHKAKSAHDMGREFRILNQLKEGFPYCPKAYVHCTDTSVIGAEFYVMERVNGIILRSELPPELGLDAARTEQLCKGFIDKFVDLHQVDYSACGLADLGRPEGYVQRQISGWSDRYEKARTPDAPAWTEVIAWLNAKMPADHPTSSIVHNDYRFDNVILDPANPMQIIGVLDWELTTIGDPLMDLGNTLAYWVQADDPAPMQLMRRQPSHAPGMLTRQQFVDYYAERSGITLDNFDFYYTYGLFRLAGIVQQIYYRFYHGQTQDKRFAQFIHMNKLLEQMSLNVIQHSPL; encoded by the coding sequence ATGGCGCTTACTGACCAGTCCACCGGCATTCGCAGCGGCGAAGAGCTTGATGCCAGCCTGATCGACCCCTACCTCAAGGCCCATATTCCGGGGCTTACCGGCACCGCCAAAATCAGCCAGTTTCCCGGTGGCGCGTCCAACCTGACCTACCTGCTTGAATACCCCGGCCAGGAATTGGTGTTGCGTCGCCCGCCGTTTGGCCACAAGGCCAAGTCTGCCCACGACATGGGCCGCGAGTTCCGCATCCTGAACCAGCTCAAGGAAGGCTTCCCGTATTGCCCCAAAGCCTACGTGCACTGCACCGACACCTCTGTGATCGGCGCCGAGTTCTATGTGATGGAGCGGGTCAACGGGATCATCCTGCGCTCCGAACTGCCGCCTGAACTGGGCCTGGATGCCGCGCGCACCGAGCAGCTGTGCAAAGGCTTCATCGACAAGTTCGTCGACTTGCACCAGGTCGACTACAGCGCCTGCGGCCTGGCGGACCTGGGCCGCCCCGAAGGCTATGTGCAACGACAGATCAGCGGCTGGAGCGACCGCTACGAAAAGGCCCGCACCCCCGATGCGCCGGCCTGGACCGAGGTGATCGCCTGGCTCAACGCCAAGATGCCAGCCGACCACCCCACCTCCAGCATCGTGCACAACGACTATCGCTTCGACAACGTGATCCTGGACCCGGCCAACCCGATGCAGATCATTGGCGTGCTGGACTGGGAACTGACCACCATTGGCGACCCGCTGATGGACCTGGGCAACACCCTGGCCTACTGGGTGCAAGCCGACGACCCGGCCCCCATGCAACTGATGCGCCGCCAGCCCAGCCACGCGCCCGGCATGCTCACGCGCCAGCAGTTCGTGGACTACTATGCCGAACGCTCCGGCATCACCCTCGACAATTTCGATTTCTACTACACCTACGGCCTGTTCCGCCTGGCGGGCATCGTGCAGCAGATCTACTACCGTTTCTACCACGGGCAAACCCAGGACAAACGCTTCGCACAGTTCATCCACATGAACAAACTGCTGGAGCAAATGAGCCTGAACGTGATCCAACACTCCCCTCTCTGA
- a CDS encoding SDR family oxidoreductase, whose translation MAKTQLFDLDGKIAFVSGASRGIGEAIAKLLAQQGAHVIVSSRKLDGCQHVADAIIADGGKATAIACHIGEMEQISQVFAGIREQFGRLDILVNNAATNPQFCNVLDTDLGAFQKTVDVNIRGYFFMSVEAGKLMREHGGGSIINVASINGVSPGHFQGIYSVTKAAVINMTKVFAKECAQFGIRCNALLPGLTDTKFASALVKNDTILKTALAQIPLKRVAAPSEMAGTVLYLASDASSYTTGVALNVDGGFLS comes from the coding sequence ATGGCCAAGACACAGTTGTTCGACCTCGACGGCAAGATCGCCTTCGTTTCCGGCGCCAGCCGCGGTATCGGTGAAGCCATCGCCAAGTTGTTGGCCCAACAGGGCGCCCACGTGATTGTGTCCAGCCGCAAGCTCGACGGCTGCCAGCACGTCGCCGACGCGATCATCGCAGACGGCGGCAAGGCCACGGCCATTGCGTGCCACATCGGTGAAATGGAGCAGATCAGCCAGGTGTTCGCCGGCATCCGCGAGCAGTTCGGCCGCCTGGACATCCTGGTCAACAACGCCGCCACCAACCCGCAGTTCTGCAACGTATTGGACACCGACCTGGGCGCCTTCCAGAAGACCGTGGACGTGAACATCCGCGGCTACTTCTTCATGTCGGTGGAAGCCGGCAAGCTGATGCGCGAGCACGGCGGCGGCAGCATCATCAACGTGGCATCGATCAATGGCGTGTCGCCGGGCCACTTCCAGGGCATCTACTCGGTGACCAAGGCGGCGGTGATCAACATGACTAAGGTGTTTGCCAAGGAGTGCGCGCAATTCGGCATCCGCTGCAACGCGCTGCTACCGGGCCTGACCGACACCAAGTTTGCCTCGGCGCTGGTCAAGAACGACACGATCCTCAAGACCGCCCTGGCGCAAATCCCGCTCAAGCGCGTGGCAGCGCCCAGCGAGATGGCGGGTACCGTGCTGTACCTGGCCAGCGATGCTTCCAGCTACACCACGGGCGTGGCCTTGAATGTGGATGGGGGGTTCCTGTCCTGA
- a CDS encoding EAL domain-containing protein, translated as MPLTPRPARSRHLLPWLVGALPIVLGLLLLYWQAELALQHQARQTAERALAQFELMLDNVAQAADELLPLAGQPCSLVELTLRDQVTRRPFVRSTNLAFARNIYCSSLFGHVSETLNPADYVDGRLWLMDGNPVTPGQALLVYRQADGNQGALAALDGFHLGNALRMLGPDSHLRLQVGPAWLSDDGKVHGGDAPTYPVVPTRIESSRYPISLVSGFDSGATWRWMTAQYPVLFGLLVFLGILAGAVCRWLMSRVRSPLAELQRALAAEEFVPYYQPLVHADSGLYAGVEVLMRWQHPQAGLVRPDLFIPIAEDSGLIVPMTQLLLRRAALELAPLASRMGQGFHVGFNLTAEHCRQPTLLNDCQAFLAAFAPGQVKLVLELTERTLVEPTPAILALFAQLRALGVMIAIDDFGTGHSSLSYLRQFQVDFLKIDQSFVAMIGKDALSLHILDSIIELSAKLDLQVVAEGVENEEQRTYLAQHQVDFLQGYLFARPMPLAELANCL; from the coding sequence ATGCCGCTCACTCCCCGCCCTGCTCGCTCCCGTCACCTGCTGCCTTGGCTGGTAGGCGCATTGCCCATCGTGCTGGGCCTGCTGTTGCTCTACTGGCAGGCCGAACTGGCACTGCAACACCAGGCCCGGCAAACCGCCGAACGCGCCCTGGCCCAGTTCGAACTGATGCTCGACAACGTCGCCCAGGCCGCCGATGAACTGCTGCCGCTGGCCGGCCAGCCGTGCTCGCTGGTGGAACTGACCCTGCGCGACCAGGTCACCCGCCGGCCGTTCGTGCGTTCCACCAACCTGGCGTTCGCGCGCAACATCTATTGCAGTTCACTGTTCGGCCACGTCAGCGAAACCCTCAACCCTGCCGACTATGTCGACGGCCGCCTCTGGTTGATGGATGGCAACCCGGTGACGCCGGGGCAAGCGTTGCTGGTCTATCGCCAGGCTGACGGCAACCAGGGCGCCCTGGCCGCCCTGGACGGCTTCCACCTGGGCAACGCGCTGCGCATGCTCGGCCCCGACAGCCACCTGCGCCTGCAAGTAGGCCCAGCGTGGCTGTCCGATGACGGCAAGGTGCACGGCGGCGACGCACCGACCTACCCAGTGGTGCCTACCCGCATTGAATCCAGCCGCTACCCCATCAGCCTGGTCAGCGGCTTCGACAGCGGCGCTACCTGGCGCTGGATGACCGCACAATACCCGGTATTGTTTGGCCTGCTGGTGTTCTTGGGCATCCTGGCAGGCGCCGTGTGCCGTTGGCTGATGTCGCGCGTACGTTCGCCTCTGGCCGAGCTGCAGCGGGCGCTGGCGGCCGAAGAGTTCGTGCCTTATTACCAGCCGCTGGTGCATGCCGACAGCGGGCTTTACGCCGGCGTCGAGGTATTGATGCGCTGGCAACACCCACAAGCAGGCCTGGTTCGCCCGGACCTGTTCATCCCCATTGCCGAAGACAGCGGGTTGATCGTGCCCATGACCCAGTTGCTGCTGCGCCGGGCCGCCCTGGAACTTGCGCCACTGGCCAGCCGCATGGGCCAGGGCTTTCACGTGGGTTTCAACCTGACCGCCGAGCACTGCCGCCAGCCAACCCTGTTAAACGACTGCCAGGCCTTTTTGGCAGCGTTTGCCCCCGGCCAAGTCAAATTGGTGCTGGAGCTGACCGAGCGCACCCTGGTCGAACCGACCCCAGCCATCTTGGCGCTGTTCGCACAACTGCGGGCGTTGGGGGTGATGATCGCCATCGACGACTTCGGCACCGGGCACTCCAGCCTGAGTTACCTGCGCCAGTTCCAGGTGGATTTTCTGAAGATCGATCAAAGCTTCGTGGCTATGATCGGTAAGGACGCCCTGTCACTGCATATCCTGGACAGCATCATCGAGCTGTCGGCCAAGCTTGACTTGCAAGTGGTGGCCGAGGGCGTGGAAAACGAAGAGCAGCGCACCTACCTGGCGCAGCACCAGGTCGACTTTTTGCAGGGGTACCTGTTTGCGCGGCCCATGCCCCTGGCAGAATTGGCTAATTGCCTGTAG